A genomic window from Sphingomonas taxi includes:
- a CDS encoding OmpA family protein: MRKLAVVLALASTALATPALARDKSWYVGVEGGAMIVEDIDYDIGATSKAATVDHNYGYDVDGVIGYDFGGFRVETEVGYRSATVDGYSSTLTTPAYTSTGALVSVPQGTYDYAGGKTSALSFMLNGLLDFGDDDGIQGFVGGGVGVARVKANYGLNNRGNFVDDSDTVFAWQGLAGVRAPLTDHIDATLKYRFFNADNVKLVDATNRQFDGRFRSHSILGGVTYNFGSPTPPPPPPRRPAAPAPPPPAPVAEAPVCSPGPFIVFFEWDKSDVTPEAASILDNAVSQYQSCGNAQVMLAGHADKSGSAKYNVGLSQRRADSVKAYLTSHAIPAGVISTEAFGESRPRVDTADGVREVQNRRVEVTYGPGAGQ; this comes from the coding sequence ATGCGGAAGCTTGCCGTCGTACTGGCACTGGCATCCACCGCGCTCGCCACTCCCGCCCTCGCCCGCGACAAGTCGTGGTACGTTGGCGTCGAAGGCGGCGCGATGATCGTCGAAGACATCGATTATGACATCGGTGCAACCTCCAAGGCGGCTACGGTCGACCACAATTACGGCTATGACGTCGATGGCGTCATCGGCTACGATTTCGGCGGGTTCCGCGTCGAGACCGAAGTCGGCTACCGTTCGGCGACCGTCGACGGCTACAGCTCGACGCTGACCACCCCGGCGTACACCTCGACCGGCGCGCTGGTCTCGGTTCCGCAGGGCACCTATGACTATGCCGGTGGCAAGACCTCGGCGCTCAGCTTCATGCTGAACGGCCTGCTCGACTTCGGCGACGACGACGGCATCCAGGGCTTCGTCGGCGGCGGTGTCGGTGTGGCTCGCGTCAAGGCGAACTACGGCCTGAACAACCGCGGCAACTTCGTCGACGACTCCGACACCGTGTTCGCATGGCAGGGTCTCGCCGGCGTCCGCGCTCCGCTGACCGACCATATCGACGCGACGCTGAAGTATCGTTTCTTCAACGCCGACAACGTCAAGCTGGTCGATGCGACGAACCGTCAGTTCGATGGCCGTTTCCGTTCGCACAGCATCCTCGGTGGCGTGACGTACAACTTCGGTTCGCCGACCCCGCCGCCGCCGCCGCCCCGCCGCCCCGCCGCCCCCGCCCCGCCGCCCCCGGCGCCGGTTGCAGAGGCTCCGGTCTGCTCACCTGGTCCGTTCATCGTGTTCTTCGAATGGGACAAGTCGGACGTTACGCCTGAGGCCGCGTCGATCCTCGACAACGCCGTCAGCCAGTACCAGAGCTGCGGTAACGCGCAGGTCATGCTGGCCGGCCACGCCGATAAGTCGGGTTCGGCCAAGTACAACGTCGGCCTGTCGCAGCGCCGCGCGGACTCGGTGAAGGCGTATCTCACGTCGCACGCCATCCCCGCCGGTGTCATCTCGACGGAAGCGTTCGGTGAGAGCCGTCCGCGCGTCGACACCGCCGATGGTGTTCGCGAAGTGCAGAATCGTCGCGTGGAAGTCACCTACGGCCCGGGCGCCGGTCAGTAA
- a CDS encoding phage tail baseplate protein: MATLVLSTVGQMVGGPIGGAVGAIVGQAIDGRLFRGAAREGPRLTELAVQTSSYGTALPKVFGTMRVAGTVIWSTDLIETRSSQRGGKGQPGTNSYNYAASFAVALSVRPILAVRRIWAEGKLLRGAAGDWKSHTGFRLHLGGEDQPVDPLIASAMGTTPAYRGIGYAVFEGMQLADFGNRIPSLTFEVVADAAAVGCGDIAAALAPEVVAAGGLPLGGFAASGASVRGVLDTLAMLDGGWWRTAGARLVRQSDTGAALGIADAGMAASGRTARRRRTVAALASVPREVAVAHHDPARDYQIGVQRVRRPGAGERIDRVELPAVVEAATAKGVAAALVARGEIERTRRQVALGVEGLAIAPGAIVALADEPGRWRVAASSVSGTMTTLTLVPIGAPAVVTGASSGRVVAAPDRTVGRTWLIAAELPGLGDRPLSAPRVSVIAAGEGAGWRQAALLYSLDDGASWTAAGATAAPATMGRIETLPAAASALLVDRRSRPVVALRRGDMTLGDADAASLARGGNLALLGDELIQFAQAEPLGGGRWALTGLYRGLRGTEAAIGTQAAGDRFALIEPDAVATIDLPLAAIGRRLRLLASGVGDLDAPAEAAVAITGASVAPPAPVHAVTETLGDGGLAIRWTRRSRGGWIWSDGVDAPLVEEAEAYRLTLTTADGMRRVIETAAPSLRLAASQRPPAGTTIAIVQQGALAASQPTRILFVEGAGR, encoded by the coding sequence ATGGCGACGCTGGTGCTGAGCACGGTCGGGCAGATGGTCGGCGGGCCGATCGGCGGTGCGGTCGGGGCGATCGTCGGGCAGGCGATCGACGGGCGGCTGTTCCGCGGCGCGGCCCGCGAGGGCCCGCGGCTGACCGAACTGGCGGTGCAGACGTCGAGCTATGGCACGGCGCTGCCCAAGGTGTTCGGAACGATGCGGGTCGCCGGCACGGTGATCTGGTCGACCGACCTGATCGAGACGCGCAGCAGCCAGCGCGGCGGCAAGGGGCAGCCGGGGACGAACAGCTACAATTACGCCGCGAGCTTCGCGGTGGCGCTGTCGGTGCGGCCGATCCTGGCGGTGCGGCGGATCTGGGCGGAGGGCAAGCTGCTGCGCGGCGCGGCGGGGGACTGGAAGAGCCACACCGGGTTCCGCCTCCACCTGGGGGGCGAGGATCAGCCGGTCGATCCGCTGATCGCCTCGGCGATGGGAACGACGCCCGCCTATCGCGGGATCGGCTATGCGGTGTTCGAGGGGATGCAGCTCGCCGATTTCGGCAATCGCATCCCGTCGCTGACCTTCGAGGTGGTCGCCGATGCCGCGGCGGTGGGGTGCGGCGACATCGCCGCGGCGCTCGCGCCCGAGGTGGTGGCGGCCGGCGGGCTGCCGCTCGGCGGCTTCGCCGCGTCGGGCGCGAGCGTGCGCGGGGTGCTCGATACGCTTGCCATGCTCGATGGCGGCTGGTGGCGGACCGCGGGGGCGCGGCTGGTGCGGCAGAGCGATACCGGCGCGGCGCTGGGGATCGCGGATGCGGGCATGGCGGCGAGCGGGCGGACGGCGCGGCGGCGGCGGACGGTGGCGGCGCTGGCGAGCGTGCCGCGCGAGGTGGCGGTGGCGCATCACGATCCGGCGCGTGACTATCAGATCGGCGTGCAGCGCGTCCGCCGGCCGGGGGCCGGCGAACGGATCGACCGGGTCGAGCTGCCCGCGGTGGTCGAGGCGGCGACCGCGAAGGGCGTTGCGGCGGCGCTGGTCGCGCGCGGCGAGATCGAGCGAACGCGGCGGCAGGTGGCGCTCGGCGTCGAGGGGCTCGCCATCGCGCCGGGGGCGATCGTCGCACTCGCCGACGAGCCGGGCCGCTGGCGGGTGGCGGCCAGCAGCGTGTCGGGGACGATGACGACGCTGACCCTCGTACCGATCGGCGCGCCGGCGGTGGTGACCGGGGCGAGCAGCGGGCGGGTGGTGGCCGCACCCGACCGGACGGTCGGGCGGACATGGCTGATCGCGGCGGAACTGCCTGGGCTCGGCGACCGGCCGCTGAGCGCGCCGCGGGTGAGCGTGATCGCGGCTGGCGAGGGGGCGGGCTGGCGGCAGGCGGCGCTGCTCTACAGCCTCGACGACGGGGCGAGCTGGACCGCGGCGGGCGCGACCGCCGCGCCGGCGACGATGGGTCGGATCGAGACGCTGCCGGCGGCGGCGTCGGCGCTGCTGGTCGATCGGCGCAGCCGGCCGGTGGTGGCGCTACGGCGGGGCGACATGACGCTGGGCGACGCCGATGCGGCGAGCCTGGCGCGGGGCGGCAATCTCGCGCTGCTCGGCGACGAGCTCATCCAGTTCGCGCAGGCGGAGCCGTTGGGTGGCGGGCGCTGGGCGCTGACCGGCCTGTATCGCGGATTGCGCGGCACCGAGGCGGCGATCGGCACGCAGGCCGCCGGCGATCGGTTCGCCCTGATCGAGCCGGACGCGGTCGCGACGATCGACCTGCCGCTGGCGGCGATCGGACGACGGCTGCGGCTGCTTGCCAGCGGGGTAGGCGATCTCGATGCGCCGGCCGAGGCGGCGGTGGCGATCACCGGCGCCTCCGTCGCGCCGCCCGCGCCGGTCCATGCCGTCACCGAGACGTTGGGTGATGGCGGGCTGGCGATCCGCTGGACACGGCGCAGCCGTGGCGGCTGGATCTGGTCCGACGGTGTCGACGCGCCGCTGGTCGAAGAGGCGGAGGCCTATCGGCTGACGCTCACCACCGCGGACGGCATGCGGCGGGTGATCGAGACGGCGGCACCGTCTCTGCGCCTCGCCGCAAGCCAGCGGCCGCCGGCGGGCACGACGATCGCGATCGTCCAGCAGGGCGCGCTGGCCGCATCGCAGCCGACACGCATTCTCTTTGTGGAAGGAGCAGGACGATGA
- a CDS encoding DUF2793 domain-containing protein, with protein MTDQMSARLALPLLAAGQAGKELTHNEALTRLDILVQPAVIGIGGNTPPQAPQPGQCWIVGAAPTDAWAGHGDALAGWSGGGWRFVVPAEGFAVWNAASGQPVVYRDGRWREGEVVAGRVVIGGVAVVGPRGGAIADPDGGTVVDAVARKTLTGILNALRQHGLIAG; from the coding sequence ATGACCGATCAGATGAGCGCGCGGCTGGCGCTGCCGTTGCTCGCCGCGGGGCAGGCCGGCAAGGAGCTGACGCACAACGAGGCGCTGACCCGGCTCGACATACTGGTGCAGCCGGCGGTGATCGGCATCGGCGGCAACACTCCGCCGCAAGCGCCGCAGCCGGGGCAATGCTGGATCGTCGGCGCGGCGCCGACCGACGCCTGGGCCGGGCATGGCGATGCGCTGGCCGGCTGGAGCGGCGGCGGCTGGCGGTTCGTCGTTCCCGCCGAGGGCTTCGCGGTGTGGAACGCCGCCTCGGGACAGCCGGTCGTCTATCGCGACGGGCGCTGGCGCGAAGGCGAGGTGGTCGCCGGCCGGGTCGTCATCGGCGGCGTCGCCGTCGTCGGTCCGCGCGGCGGGGCGATCGCCGATCCCGATGGCGGCACCGTGGTGGACGCCGTGGCGCGAAAAACTTTGACAGGGATTCTCAATGCTTTGCGCCAACATGGTCTGATCGCGGGATGA
- a CDS encoding DUF2163 domain-containing protein, giving the protein MSALSCVAFCWRIERRDGVAIGLTTHDRDLVVDGLVHRAAPGMTPSAIERSAGLEADTMDVRGALTSAAIGEADLLAGRWDGARVRVFAVDWETGALVAELGEGRIGAVELGEDGFTAELAGASASLDRPVVEETSAECRAELGDRRCRVAMAGRRRFSRVVAVADRVVTLDTAEPVAGAYAGGLLRWFGGANGGLVQAIGASAGATVTLRAAPAFAVATGALVELIEGCDKSFATCAARFGNAANFRGEPHLPGVDLLTRYAGG; this is encoded by the coding sequence ATGAGCGCGCTGTCATGCGTCGCCTTCTGCTGGCGGATCGAGCGGCGCGACGGGGTGGCGATCGGGCTGACCACGCACGACCGCGATCTCGTCGTCGACGGGCTGGTGCATCGTGCCGCGCCGGGGATGACACCTTCGGCGATCGAGCGCTCGGCGGGGCTGGAGGCGGATACGATGGACGTACGGGGCGCGCTGACCAGCGCGGCGATCGGCGAGGCGGACCTGCTCGCCGGGCGCTGGGACGGGGCGCGGGTGCGCGTGTTCGCGGTCGACTGGGAGACGGGGGCCTTGGTCGCCGAGCTGGGCGAGGGGCGGATCGGCGCGGTCGAGCTGGGTGAGGACGGTTTCACCGCCGAGCTGGCGGGGGCGAGCGCCTCGCTCGACCGGCCGGTGGTCGAGGAGACGTCGGCGGAATGTCGCGCCGAACTGGGCGATCGGCGCTGCCGCGTGGCGATGGCGGGGCGGCGGCGGTTCTCGCGCGTAGTGGCGGTGGCGGACCGGGTGGTGACGCTGGATACCGCCGAGCCGGTCGCGGGGGCCTATGCCGGCGGATTGCTGCGCTGGTTCGGTGGCGCGAATGGCGGGCTGGTGCAGGCGATCGGCGCGTCGGCGGGGGCGACCGTGACGCTGCGCGCCGCACCGGCCTTCGCGGTGGCGACGGGGGCGCTGGTCGAGCTGATCGAGGGGTGTGACAAGAGCTTCGCCACCTGCGCGGCGCGGTTCGGCAATGCGGCGAACTTCCGCGGCGAGCCGCATCTGCCGGGGGTCGACCTGCTGACCCGCTATGCCGGTGGGTGA